A genome region from Melospiza melodia melodia isolate bMelMel2 chromosome 28, bMelMel2.pri, whole genome shotgun sequence includes the following:
- the AMIGO1 gene encoding amphoterin-induced protein 1, with product MPPLRQRVAMRVPTVPPSLLLALSLLSPVLWGSAAGSCPPRCVCASNLLSCSQANLSTVPTPLPRFTAVLDLSHNNVTRLRADWAPARLPHLHALLLSHNGLAFVSTEAFAHVPRLRHLDLSSNRLRALDENLFSDLGELEVLLLYNNEISTVDRTAFENLGRLRKLYLGQNRIARFPLELLREGTRLPQLALLDLSANRLRAVPAGELQALPAWLRDRLYLHNNPLVCDCPLFQLLDRGRRRHLSAVEDFQDELRCVPPGATALVKILELAGKPPLNCSKAREAVLEAHLGDSVTLGCDSRWQGVRSRHWVTPGGERVLGDGGNGSVALLANGSLQLRALRPEDGGTYSCWVVGPLLNETLYVELLVHNFTLHGPHDTLNTAYTTLVGCILSVVLVLIYLYLTPCRCCCCRGTEKPPAPRDDSINSSVLSTTPNHAGGTGEPCGSHVASGAGTGQNGRFKGGGTPPVPARQGPKAQRKVSDPDSVSSVFSDTPIVV from the coding sequence ATGCCACCATTGCGTCAGCGCGTGGCCATGCGTGTCCCCACGGTGCCGCCgtccctgctgctggctctgtccctgctgtcccctgtgctaTGGGGGtctgcagcagggagctgcccCCCGCGCTGCGTCTGCGCCTCCAACCTGCTGAGCTGCTCGCAGGCCAACCTGAGCACGGTGCCGACGCCTCTGCCGCGCTTCACGGCCGTGCTGGACCTGAGCCACAACAACGTGACGCGGCTGCGCGCGGACTGGGCCCCGGCGCGGCTGCCGCACCTGCACGCGCTGCTGCTGAGCCACAACGGGCTGGCCTTCGTGTCCACCGAGGCCTTCGCCCACGTGCCGCGCCTGCGCCACCTCGACCTGTCCTCCAACCGCCTGCGCGCGCTGGACGAGAACCTGTTCAGCGACCTGGGcgagctggaggtgctgctgctctaCAACAACGAGATCTCCACGGTGGATCGCACGGCCTTCGAGAACCTGGGCCGGCTGCGCAAGCTCTACCTGGGGCAGAACCGCATCGCCCGCTTCCCGCTGGAGCTGCTGCGGGAGGGCACCCGGCTGCCGCAGCTGGCGCTGCTGGACCTGTCGGCCAACCGGCTGCGGGCCGTGCCCGCGGGGGAGCTGCAGGCGCTGCCCGCCTGGCTGCGCGACCGCCTCTACCTGCACAACAACCCCCTGGTCTGCGACTGCCCGCTCTTCCAGCTGCTGgaccgcggccgccgccgccacctCAGCGCCGTGGAGGATTTCCAGGACGAGCTGCGCTGCGTCCCGCCCGGAGCCACGGCTCTCGTCAAGATCCTGGAGCTGGCGGGCAAGCCGCCTCTCAACTGCAGCAAGGCGCGGGAGGCCGTGCTGGAGGCGCACCTCGGGGACAGCGTGACGCTGGGCTGCGACAGCCGCTGGCAGGGCGTGCGCAGCCGGCACTGGGTGACGCCGGGCGGGGAGCGGGTGCTGGGGGATGGGGGCAACGGCAGCGTGGCCCTGCTGGCCAACGGCAGCCTGCAGCTGCGGGCGCTGCGCCCTGAGGATGGCGGCACTTACTCCTGCTGGGTGGTCGGGCCCCTCCTCAACGAGACCCTCTACGTGGAGCTGCTGGTGCACAACTTCACCCTGCATGGCCCCCACGACACGCTGAACACGGCCTACACCACTCTGGTGGGCTGCATCCTGAGCGTGGTGCTGGTGCTCATCTACCTGTACCTCACCCcgtgccgctgctgctgctgccgcggcacCGAGAAGCCGCCGGCGCCGCGCGACGACAGCATCAACTCCTCGGTGCTGAGCACCACCCCCAACCACGCCGGGGGCACCGGGGAGCCCTGCGGGTCCCACGTGGCCTCCGGTGCGGGCACGGGGCAGAACGGCCGGTTCAAGGGCGGGGGGACCCCCCCGGTGCCCGCCCGGCAGGGCCCCAAGGCGCAGAGGAAGGTGTCGGACCCAGACTCGGTGAGTTCCGTCTTCTCCGACACGCCCATCGTGGTGTGA
- the LOC134430170 gene encoding tetra-peptide repeat homeobox protein 1-like — translation MSPLSRPSRGTSGPELLLLPPAWIPLPPPVPAVLRTERRRMLAASLPPSSRGVTGAGLGPGPGMGSERYRARCGGGRLSRAEPSPARTQPNLPDPPRAETSGAEPDRTQPNGSDPARARPNRPDPPRDGVWGRPGALGPAPLAAAALRSANGGSARLNPPGAAAPAPTPTPARPVCDTGPKPVCDTGPKPVCDPCPKPVCDTGPKPVCDPCPKPVCDTGPKPVCDTGPKPVCDTGPISDSCPGPVSDPCPTSDPCPGPMSHPCLVSDTSPRPVSHPSSISDPCPGPLSDSNPAPVSHLSPGPILHQPHVLHTHPVSYTSPMSYTPIPCPTPAPCPPPAPGPISDLDPLPSPSPGLVLISLPSPTSDPVLIPVPAHHLLITPPELPLPFPEGLLLHALPITFGRQTGKLRHEATRGAAPGGVAPSAPHSGGTARLREAAIAPVRAPQRRARGPFPGYRGEAGGTRTQQPGGAEQPSPQRLQPRASPATPGTPPGPDPSPGRSGDPRPRAGSMRTPRVGAAAEQPRRSTAWGAGEIPGRYRGAPPAPRYLWGAAPAPPSYLGAATGGPAQRSGVLQAPAPSSDSCTSPRAPRM, via the exons ATGTCCCCCCTGTCACGGCCCTCCCGGGGCACGTCTGGCCcggagctcctgctgctccccccgGCCTGGATCCCCCTCCCGCCCCCGGTCCCGGCCGTGCTGCGGACGGAGCGGCGGAGGATGCTCGCTGCCTCCCTCCCCCCTTCCTCCCGGGGCGTtaccggggccgggctcgggcctgGGCCGGGGATGGGGTCGGAGCGTTACCGGGCCCGGTGCGGCGGCggccgg CTCAGCCGAGCAGAGCCGAGCCCGGCCCGAACGCAGCCGAACCTTCCCGATCCTCCCCGagctgagacgagcggagccgAGCCCGACCGAACGCAGCCGAACGGTTCCGACCCGGCCCGAGCGCGGCCGAACCGCCCCGATCCGCCCCGGGACGGGGTCTGGGGCCGGCCCGGTGCGCTCGGCCCGGCCCCATTGGCTGCGGCCGCTCTGCGCTCCGCCAATGGCGGCAGCGCGCGGCTTAACCCGCCCGGCGccgcggcaccggcaccgacaCCGACACCGGCACGGCCCGTGTGCGACACCGGCCCCAAACCCGTGTGCGACACCGGCCCCAAACCCGTGTGCGACCCCTGCCCCAAACCCGTGTGCGACACCGGCCCCAAACCCGTGTGCGACCCCTGCCCCAAACCCGTGTGCGACACCGGCCCCAAACCCGTGTGCGACACCGGCCCCAAACCCGTGTGCGACACCGGCCCCATCTCCGACTCCTGTCCCGGGCCCGTGTCCGACCCCTGCCCCACTTCCGACCCCTGCCCCGGCCCCATGTCCCACCCCTGCCTCGTGTCCGACACTAGCCCCAGACCCGTGTCCCACCCCAGCTCCATCTCCGACCCCTGCCCCGGCCCCTTGTCTGACTCCAACCCCGCTCCCGTTTCCCACCTCAGCCCCGGCCCCATCCTACACCAGCCCCATGTCCTACACACCCATCCCGTGTCCTACACCAGCCCCATGTCCTACACACCCATCCCGTGTCCTACACCAGCCCCATGTCCGCCTCCAGCCCCCGGCCCCATATCCGACCTCgatcccctgcccagccccagccccggcctcgTGCTCATTTCTCTCCCCAGCCCTACGTCCGACCctgtcctcatccctgtcccGGCCC ACCACCTCCTCATTACACCCCCCgagctccctctccccttccccgAGGGGCTTCTCCTCCATGCCCTCCCCATCACTTTCGGGAGGCaaacggggaaactgaggcacgaagCGACACGCGGGGCAGCACCCGGGGGTGTCGCACCCTCCGCTCCCCACTCGGGGGGCACAGCCAGGCTTCGGGAGGCAGCGATCGCCCCAGTGCGGGCCCCGCAGCGCCGGGCTCGGGGGCCGTTCCCGGGGTACCGAGGCGAGGCGGGCGGCACTAGGACCCAGCAGCCGGGCGGTGCGGAGCAGCCCTCGCCGCAGCGGCTCcagccccgagcatcccccgcCACCCCGGGGACACCCCCCGGCCCCGACCCCTCCCCCGGCCGGAGCGGGGACCCTCGGCCTCGGGCCGGCTCCATGCGGACCCCCAGGGTAGGTGCCGCGGCCGAGCAGCCCCGCCGGAGCACGGCCTGGGGAGCCGGGGAGATACCGGGGAGGTACCGGGGAG CTCCACCTGCCCCCAGGTACCTGTGGGGTGCAG CTCCAGCTCCCCCCAGCTACCTGGGGGCTGCAACTGGGGGTCCAGCTCAGCGCTCAGGGGTCCTCCAGGCTCCTGCCCCCTCCAGTGACAGCTGCACCTCCCCCAG AGCACCAAGGATGTGA